A single Candidatus Thalassolituus haligoni DNA region contains:
- a CDS encoding outer membrane protein assembly factor BamD, which translates to MTCRWLLILLSVLMVACSGNPDKPKEQTEQQLYKEARTALDKNSNVIAIEKLKALESQYPFGEYAEQAQLELIYAYFKTSDLETALEASERFIRLHPLHEQIDYAYYIRALTTYEMGFSMVERRFSDDVAKRDPTPLRDAFQYFSELLTRFPDSPYTADSRARMVYLRERLASYEIGVARYYMKRHAFMAAANRANKVVSEYPGTAAVADGLVMMTEAYQELSMTAEADDALALLKYNFPQHPQLRNGEFKNSGLAQTDRRSWLEILSFGLSK; encoded by the coding sequence ATGACGTGCCGCTGGCTGTTGATTTTATTATCTGTCTTGATGGTCGCCTGCTCCGGAAATCCGGACAAACCCAAAGAACAAACCGAGCAACAATTATATAAAGAAGCCAGAACCGCGCTGGATAAAAACAGCAACGTTATTGCCATTGAAAAGCTCAAGGCGCTGGAGTCCCAGTACCCTTTTGGGGAATACGCCGAACAGGCTCAACTGGAGCTGATTTACGCCTATTTCAAAACCAGCGATCTGGAAACCGCCCTGGAAGCCAGCGAACGCTTTATCCGCCTGCATCCGCTGCATGAACAAATCGACTACGCCTACTACATTCGCGCGCTGACCACTTATGAAATGGGATTTTCCATGGTGGAACGGCGTTTTTCCGACGATGTTGCCAAGCGTGACCCGACACCGCTGCGCGATGCCTTCCAGTATTTTTCAGAATTGTTGACCCGCTTCCCGGACAGCCCTTATACCGCCGACTCCCGCGCACGTATGGTCTATCTGCGTGAACGCCTGGCCAGTTACGAGATTGGCGTGGCGCGCTACTATATGAAACGTCACGCCTTTATGGCAGCTGCCAACCGGGCCAACAAGGTAGTATCTGAGTATCCAGGTACCGCTGCGGTTGCCGATGGCCTGGTGATGATGACGGAAGCCTATCAGGAGCTATCGATGACAGCAGAAGCTGATGACGCCTTGGCACTGCTGAAATATAACTTCCCACAGCACCCACAACTACGGAATGGCGAGTTCAAGAACAGCGGTCTGGCACAAACAGATCGGCGCAGCTGGCTGGAAATCCTCTCCTTTGGCTTGAGTAAATAA
- a CDS encoding NAD+ synthase has product MTESLHIAMAQCNFLVGDITGNCDLMLSEVDAARNRGVDLILFSELALTGYPPEDLLLRPSLQLRVETAIKRLAAASHDIAIVAGFPWREDERLYNCAGVWYQGESLGRYAKQCLPNYQVFDEKRYFSIGDQPLVVNIAGVHLGLTICEDIWYTGPAEQSVAAGAELILNLNASPFHIGKQTERLTVLREHIGRLGVPIVYVNQVGGQDELVFDGASFALDATGLCVAQLPEYQAATADVRFSAGVLQAANAAPVVEAHEHELASLYNALVLGVRDYVNKNHFKGVILGLSGGIDSALTLAIAVDALGADRVQAVMMPFAYTSDMSKEDAAQQARVMAVRYQSISIAPMYEQFMGALAQEFAGLPVDTTEENLQSRCRGVLLMAISNKTGYMVLTTGNKSEMAVGYATLYGDMAGGYGALKDVYKTRVFALAQYRNSIGEGEVIPQRVIDRPPSAELAPDQVDEDSLPPYPVLDTILENYIEQDMSAEAIIASGFDRDDVMRVLRLVDVNEYKRRQAPVGVRVTRRGFGRDRRYPITSGWRAGI; this is encoded by the coding sequence ATGACAGAGTCACTTCACATCGCCATGGCGCAATGCAATTTTCTGGTTGGCGATATTACCGGCAACTGTGATCTGATGCTCAGCGAAGTGGACGCAGCACGTAACCGTGGCGTCGATCTTATCCTGTTTTCCGAGCTGGCGCTGACCGGTTACCCACCAGAAGACCTGTTGTTGCGACCAAGTTTGCAACTTCGTGTTGAAACCGCCATAAAACGGCTGGCGGCTGCCAGTCACGACATTGCCATTGTGGCTGGCTTTCCCTGGCGCGAGGACGAGCGTCTTTATAACTGCGCTGGCGTCTGGTATCAGGGCGAATCACTGGGGCGTTACGCCAAACAATGTTTGCCAAACTATCAGGTGTTCGATGAAAAGCGTTATTTCAGCATTGGCGACCAGCCACTCGTTGTTAATATCGCTGGCGTACATCTGGGTTTAACCATTTGTGAAGATATCTGGTACACCGGACCGGCAGAGCAATCCGTGGCCGCTGGAGCGGAGCTGATTCTTAACCTGAACGCCTCGCCCTTTCATATTGGCAAGCAAACCGAGCGCCTGACCGTCTTGCGTGAGCATATTGGTCGCTTGGGAGTGCCGATTGTGTACGTCAATCAGGTGGGTGGGCAGGATGAATTGGTCTTCGATGGTGCCTCGTTTGCTCTGGATGCCACTGGCCTCTGCGTTGCCCAACTACCGGAATACCAGGCAGCAACGGCTGACGTCCGGTTTTCTGCCGGTGTTTTGCAGGCTGCGAATGCGGCACCGGTGGTGGAAGCCCACGAACATGAACTGGCCAGTCTCTACAACGCGCTGGTGTTGGGAGTGCGTGACTACGTCAATAAAAACCATTTCAAGGGCGTTATTCTGGGGCTGTCAGGCGGTATCGATTCAGCGCTGACACTGGCCATTGCCGTGGATGCTCTGGGGGCTGATCGGGTTCAGGCTGTGATGATGCCATTTGCCTATACCTCGGATATGAGCAAAGAAGACGCCGCGCAGCAGGCGCGGGTGATGGCGGTGCGTTATCAGTCGATTTCGATTGCTCCGATGTACGAGCAATTTATGGGTGCTCTGGCGCAGGAGTTTGCCGGTTTACCGGTTGATACCACGGAAGAAAACCTGCAATCCCGCTGTCGTGGTGTGCTGTTGATGGCGATCTCGAACAAGACGGGCTATATGGTGCTGACCACCGGCAACAAAAGCGAAATGGCGGTGGGTTATGCAACCCTGTATGGCGATATGGCGGGTGGTTACGGGGCGCTGAAGGATGTCTATAAAACACGGGTATTCGCACTGGCACAATATCGTAATTCGATCGGTGAGGGTGAGGTAATACCGCAGCGAGTGATTGATCGTCCGCCATCGGCGGAACTGGCGCCCGACCAGGTGGACGAAGACAGCCTGCCGCCTTACCCGGTGTTGGACACCATACTGGAAAATTATATTGAGCAGGACATGAGTGCCGAGGCGATTATTGCCAGTGGCTTCGACCGCGATGATGTGATGCGGGTGCTGCGTCTGGTTGACGTAAACGAATACAAACGCCGTCAGGCACCGGTTGGCGTACGAGTAACTCGGCGTGGTTTTGGTCGTGATCGGCGCTATCCGATCACCAGTGGTTGGCGGGCTGGTATCTGA